One window from the genome of Solea solea chromosome 2, fSolSol10.1, whole genome shotgun sequence encodes:
- the LOC131452241 gene encoding endothelin receptor type B-like has translation MSSTMWTVVLTLCLGNILIRAEASDQHSEPFPVNELSETASPGILTRGNQKSNSSIHPPQLAGPKASHPPMCSESAGIRDTFKYINTLVSLLVFIVGIVGNAALLKIIYVNKSMRSGPNILIASLALGDLIHIIIDIPINAYRLMAEDWPFGLMLCKLVPFIQKTSVGITVLSLCALSVDRYRAVVSWNRIKVIGVSGWTAVEITLIWVVSILLAVPELVGFDMIMMNYKDKQLRICLLHPMQTSHFMQTYKSVKDWWLFGFYFCMPLSWTAVFYTLMTWKMLRNTKNILSDHTKQRLEVAKTVFCLVIVFALCWLPLYLSRILKSTIYDEKDPNRCKLLSAFLVLDYFGINTASLNSCINPIALYIVSKRFQRCFKVCLCSLCLPPQDFTHEDVQSVSKSRMQDQGSEQNGNIKAHKDTSMPLPEQENILLC, from the exons ATGTCATCAACAATGTGGACCGTGGTTCTCACTCTTTGTTTGGGAAATATTCTCATCAGAGCGGAGGCCAGTGATCAGCATTCCGAACCGTTCCCAGTAAATGAACTCTCTGAAACAGCCTCCCCTGGTATTTTAACGCGGGGAAACCAGAAATCCAACAGCTCAATCCATCCACCGCAATTAGCAGGACCAAAAGCATCGCACCCGCCTATGTGCTCGGAGTCGGCCGGAATCAGAGACACCTTCAAATATATCAACACCCTGGTCTCTCTGCTCGTGTTTATCGTCGGAATAGTGGGGAATGCGGCCTTGCTGAAAATCATATATGTCAACAAAAGCATGAGAAGTGGACCTAATATCCTCATTGCAAGTCTTGCTCTTGGCGATTTAATCCACATTATCATAGACATTCCAATCAATGCTTATAGG CTCATGGCAGAAGATTGGCCGTTTGGTTTAATGCTGTGCAAACTTGTGCCCTTCATACAGAAAACCTCTGTTGGAATAACTGTGTTGAGCCTGTGTGCTTTGAGTGTCGACAG ATACCGAGCTGTAGTATCCTGGAATCGAATCAAAGTCATCGGGGTTTCAGGTTGGACGGCAGTGGAAATAACTTTGATATGGGTTGTTTCGATCCTGCTGGCCGTGCCTGAACTTGTCGGCTTTGACATGATAATGATGAACTATAAAGACAAGCAGCTGAGAATATGTCTGCTTCATCCAATGCAAACCTCACACTTCATGCAG ACTTACAAGTCAGTGAAGGACTGGTGGCTCTTTGGATTTTACTTTTGCATGCCACTGTCTTGGACTGCCGTCTTCTACACACTCATGACCTGGAAAATGCTGAGAAACACTAAGAATATATTGAGTGACCACACCAAGCAG agaCTAGAAGTTGCGAAGACTGTTTTCTGcttggtgattgtgtttgcactcTGTTGGTTGCCTTTATACCTCAGCAGAATCTTGAAATCAACCATATATGATGAAAAAGATCCAAATAGGTGTAAACTATTGAG TGCCTTCCTCGTCCTGGACTACTTTGGCATTAATACGGCATCACTCAACTCGTGCATCAACCCTATTGCTTTGTACATAGTCAGCAAACGCTTCCAGAGATGTTTTAAG GTCTGTCTGTGCAGTCTGTGTTTACCTCCTCAAGATTTTACCCATGAAGATGTGCAATCTGTCTCCAAGTCCAGAATGCAGGATCAAGGCTCAGAGCAAAACGGCAACATCAAAGCTCACAAAGACACTTCCATGCCTCTCCCTGAGCAGGAAAACATCTTACTGTGCTAA